A region from the Halichondria panicea chromosome 11, odHalPani1.1, whole genome shotgun sequence genome encodes:
- the LOC135343707 gene encoding uncharacterized protein LOC135343707 translates to MDLAKEKGSSSWLTTLPLEEHGFCLHKGAFVDALALRYGWCPPNTATNCVCGANFTIEHALSCPRGGFPSIRHNEIRDLTATLMTEVCNDVCVEPDLQPLSSETMARRTAITTDNARLDIAANGFWGGRLERTFVDVRVFNPHAPSNRNTSLEQCFRKHELEKKRAYEQRVREVEHASFTPLVLSASGGLGKEATVFYKRLASLLAEKWDQPYHQVINWLRCSLSYSLLRSAIQCVRGSRSSRGRAIKTIPPMDLVSAEAHLCQMD, encoded by the coding sequence ATGGATCTAGCAAAGGAAAAGGGCTCCTCAAGCTGGTTGACGACGTTGCCTCTGGAGGAGCATGGGTTCTGCCTACACAAAGGCGCGTTTGTAGACGCTCTGGCCCTGAGATATGGATGGTGTCCGCCAAACACTGCTACAAACTGTGTCTGTGGTGCAAATTTCACTATCGAACATGCTCTCTCCTGCCCAAGAGGTGGATTCCCGTCAATACGCCACAACGAGATCAGAGATCTAACTGCCACCCTAATGACGGAAGTCTGCAATGACGTGTGTGTGGAACCGGATCTCCAACCACTCTCCTCGGAGACCATGGCAAGACGCACCGCCATTACGACGGATAACGCCCGACTAGACATCGCGGCAAACGGCTTCTGGGGAGGAAGACTGGAGAGAACCTTTGTAGATGTCAGAGTGTTTAACCCCCACGCACCATCGAACAGGAACACGAGCCTGGAGCAGTGCTTCAGAAAACACGAACTAGAGAAGAAAAGAGCCTATGAGCAAAGAGTGAGGGAGGTGGAACATGCGTCCTTCACCCCCTTAGTGCTCTCCGCAAGTGGGGGGCTAGGAAAAGAAGCAACAGTGTTCTACAAAAGATTGGCTTCCCTCCTAGCTGAGAAATGGGACCAACCATACCACCAGGTCATAAACTGGCTAAGATGCTCCCTATCATATAGTCTGCTCAGATCTGCTATACAATGTGTTCGAGGCTCCCGGTCCTCCCGTGGTCGTGCCATCAAGACCATCCCACCAATGGATTTGGTGTCGGCCGAGGCACACTTATGCCAAATGGACTAA